In the genome of Fulvivirga maritima, one region contains:
- a CDS encoding beta-N-acetylhexosaminidase: MRNHFLQLLIWAVIFTSVSCSTSVPKEEEYNSPISIIPEPVSLEQGKGALIINENTKLLFAKDDEEAQKIAESFADQFSAASGISLAVEESAEGKVEGGILFSVNENLDVPEEGYELKVDDAGVSIVGKDHAGLFYGMQTLKQLLPPAIESTEKVEGEKWLVPLVSIQDYPRYKWRGLHLDVSRHFSTVDFVKKYIDNMAMHKLNTFHWHLTDDQGWRIEIKKYPKLTEIGAYRDETLVGHAGSTEFDGKRYGGFYTQEEIKEVVAYAQERHITVVPEIELPGHATAAVASYPELGVTGNRPKVVTEWGVFLDIYGVQDETFEFLQDVLTEVMELFPSKYIHIGGDEAWKDQWKASAEVQEKIKELGLKDEHELQSWFITRIEQFVNSKGRQIIGWDEILEGGLAPNAAVMSWRGEEGGIAAAKEKHNVVMTPGGYVYFDHYQGDPQFEPLQISGYTTLERVYSYDPTPEVLSPEEQKYILGAQANVWSEYLPTSEMVEYVVFPRLAALSEVLWTPLENKDWEAFKEKIPNQLKRYDYRGINYSKSIYYVTYDVEDKAGTEKLVVSLKNQFGLSKMYYTTDGSEPTKESSLYEGPLYLDEGTTLKAVAIQDGEPMSKVTEITVEKPKEEEK; encoded by the coding sequence ATGAGAAATCACTTTTTACAACTTTTAATTTGGGCGGTGATATTCACAAGTGTCAGTTGTTCAACTTCCGTGCCGAAGGAAGAAGAATATAACTCCCCAATCAGTATTATTCCTGAGCCTGTTAGTTTAGAACAGGGAAAGGGAGCTCTTATTATTAATGAAAATACAAAGCTTTTATTTGCTAAAGATGATGAAGAGGCACAGAAAATAGCAGAATCTTTTGCTGATCAATTTAGTGCAGCATCAGGTATTAGCTTGGCTGTTGAAGAGAGTGCGGAAGGAAAAGTTGAAGGTGGTATCCTATTTAGCGTAAATGAAAACCTTGACGTACCTGAAGAAGGGTATGAGCTTAAAGTAGATGATGCAGGTGTTTCAATTGTAGGAAAAGACCATGCAGGGCTTTTTTATGGTATGCAGACATTAAAGCAATTACTGCCCCCTGCCATAGAAAGCACAGAAAAAGTAGAAGGCGAAAAGTGGTTAGTGCCATTGGTTTCTATTCAGGACTATCCGAGGTATAAATGGAGAGGTTTACATTTAGATGTATCCAGACATTTCAGTACGGTAGACTTTGTGAAAAAGTATATTGATAACATGGCTATGCACAAGCTCAATACTTTTCACTGGCATTTAACTGATGATCAGGGCTGGAGAATAGAGATCAAAAAATATCCTAAACTAACAGAAATAGGAGCTTATAGAGATGAGACTTTAGTAGGTCATGCTGGTTCTACAGAGTTTGACGGGAAAAGATATGGAGGTTTTTATACTCAGGAAGAAATTAAAGAAGTAGTGGCATATGCTCAGGAGAGACATATCACTGTGGTGCCAGAGATAGAACTACCCGGACATGCTACAGCCGCCGTGGCTTCTTATCCTGAATTAGGAGTTACAGGCAATAGGCCTAAAGTAGTTACCGAGTGGGGAGTATTCCTGGATATTTATGGTGTTCAGGATGAAACATTTGAGTTCTTACAAGATGTGCTTACCGAGGTAATGGAGCTTTTCCCAAGCAAATACATACACATAGGCGGAGATGAAGCATGGAAAGATCAGTGGAAAGCATCAGCAGAGGTACAAGAAAAAATTAAAGAGTTAGGTCTGAAAGATGAGCATGAATTACAAAGTTGGTTTATTACCAGAATAGAGCAGTTTGTGAATTCAAAAGGTCGTCAGATCATTGGCTGGGACGAAATATTAGAAGGAGGTTTAGCGCCTAATGCCGCTGTTATGTCATGGAGAGGTGAAGAAGGTGGTATTGCTGCTGCTAAGGAAAAGCATAATGTAGTGATGACTCCCGGAGGTTATGTGTATTTTGACCACTATCAGGGAGATCCTCAATTTGAACCATTACAAATTTCTGGATATACAACACTTGAAAGAGTGTACTCTTATGATCCTACCCCAGAGGTGCTTTCACCAGAAGAGCAAAAATATATTTTAGGAGCTCAGGCTAATGTATGGTCAGAGTATCTGCCTACATCAGAAATGGTAGAGTATGTGGTGTTCCCAAGATTAGCAGCTTTGTCTGAAGTGCTTTGGACTCCGTTAGAGAATAAAGATTGGGAAGCTTTCAAAGAAAAAATTCCTAATCAGTTGAAAAGGTATGATTACAGAGGAATTAATTATTCTAAAAGTATCTACTATGTTACTTATGACGTAGAGGATAAGGCCGGTACAGAGAAGCTAGTGGTTTCATTGAAAAACCAATTTGGACTCTCTAAAATGTACTATACTACAGATGGCTCAGAGCCTACCAAAGAGTCTTCTTTATATGAAGGTCCTCTATATCTTGATGAAGGAACTACTTTGAAGGCAGTAGCCATTCAAGATGGAGAGCCAATGTCTAAAGTGACTGAAATTACGGTAGAAAAGCCCAAAGAAGAGGAGAAGTAA
- a CDS encoding PAS domain-containing protein, which produces MKEQILSNLEDNERRNWVNTGIAEFGEILRTDNNLNSLSERIISKLVSYLNVNQGFLFVIEGEAANQHLELKSAYAYERKKFMQKQITKGEGLVGQCWVEGNTIFLKEVPKAYVNITSGLGTAPPTCILIVPLKVQEDIFGVIELASFHTLKDYQIEFVEKLAESIASVISTAQINETTKTLLEETQQQAEQLKSQEEEMRQNMEELQATQEEISRKSSEVESRMAAVDESGIASIEFDLDGIIRNANDNFLTMMGYTMDEIEGKHHRIFVDKEYGDSPEYAQFWSDLNKGKIHNGEYVRYGKNGKKVYIQGSYSVIKDNKGEAQSVLKLAINVTNTKLAHEELQQQAEEMKAQEEEMRQNMEELSATQEEIERILKEVQDSQQFMNDLINASTDTIYTVDKNFNLLIYNSVFQKVWESQGVELKKGMPIAQFFEDDERDKHLELIKKAHEGIATEIKTDKIIAGKKHYFSLIYNTIKNQEGEVVAAAVFAKDVTDEEVANMQQKKLLAETQEQAEEMKAQEEELRQNMEELSATQEEVERILKEVQDNRQFMSDVIDSTTDHVFTVDKNLQVVTFNKAFYEAWRELGVNIEKGTPINAIFEKEEVEGHMSVIKKSLAGEMIEIKVEKIMGKQTDYFNVMYSPIKNTDGDIVATSIFAKNITDAEVARMKQNELLAETQEQAEEVRAQEEELRQNMEELAATQEEMERIMKEVQKNEKYLKEVMNVIPDPLFTMDKAGTIILFNEPFQEILVRNGNKAEAGKSFIDMQQTEGQKNQIKGIISRVFKGENIDFTIDYNTEKGAVHIYNYYCPIKDLQDNIIGVANYSRDITELVMARKGK; this is translated from the coding sequence ATGAAAGAACAAATTTTATCGAACCTGGAAGATAATGAAAGGCGTAACTGGGTGAACACAGGTATTGCTGAGTTCGGAGAAATTCTTAGAACGGATAACAACCTCAACAGCTTGTCTGAGCGCATCATAAGCAAACTGGTTAGCTACCTAAATGTTAATCAGGGCTTTTTGTTTGTTATAGAGGGAGAAGCGGCCAATCAGCATTTGGAACTAAAATCTGCCTATGCATATGAACGGAAGAAGTTCATGCAAAAGCAAATCACTAAAGGAGAAGGCCTGGTAGGTCAGTGCTGGGTTGAGGGCAACACTATTTTCTTAAAAGAGGTACCTAAAGCATATGTAAACATTACTTCTGGTTTAGGAACAGCCCCTCCTACTTGCATTCTTATTGTACCCTTAAAAGTACAGGAGGATATTTTTGGCGTAATAGAATTAGCTTCTTTCCACACGCTTAAAGATTATCAAATAGAGTTTGTAGAGAAATTGGCAGAAAGCATTGCATCAGTAATTTCTACCGCTCAAATAAACGAGACTACAAAAACCCTACTTGAAGAAACGCAACAGCAAGCCGAACAGCTTAAGTCTCAAGAAGAGGAAATGAGACAAAATATGGAAGAGCTTCAAGCTACTCAGGAAGAGATTTCCCGAAAAAGCAGTGAGGTTGAAAGCCGAATGGCTGCTGTAGATGAGAGTGGTATTGCTTCCATAGAATTTGACCTTGACGGCATTATTCGCAACGCCAATGACAACTTCCTTACCATGATGGGATACACCATGGATGAGATAGAAGGTAAACACCACAGAATATTTGTAGACAAAGAATATGGAGACTCTCCTGAGTACGCTCAATTTTGGAGTGATCTGAATAAAGGAAAAATTCATAATGGTGAATACGTACGCTATGGAAAAAATGGCAAGAAAGTATACATACAAGGCAGCTATTCTGTTATAAAAGATAATAAAGGAGAAGCTCAGAGTGTATTGAAGCTGGCCATAAACGTAACTAACACCAAGCTGGCGCATGAAGAGCTTCAGCAACAAGCAGAAGAAATGAAGGCGCAGGAAGAAGAAATGCGTCAAAACATGGAAGAACTTTCTGCTACACAAGAAGAAATAGAGCGGATTCTAAAAGAAGTACAAGACAGTCAACAATTTATGAATGACTTGATTAATGCTTCTACAGACACCATTTACACAGTGGATAAAAACTTCAACCTACTTATATACAACAGTGTATTTCAAAAAGTATGGGAGAGTCAGGGTGTTGAGTTGAAAAAAGGAATGCCTATAGCCCAGTTCTTTGAGGATGACGAGCGAGACAAACACCTCGAGTTAATCAAAAAAGCACATGAAGGTATTGCCACAGAGATTAAAACCGACAAGATTATAGCAGGTAAAAAGCACTACTTTAGCCTTATTTATAACACAATAAAAAATCAAGAGGGAGAAGTAGTAGCTGCGGCGGTATTTGCTAAAGATGTTACCGATGAAGAAGTCGCTAACATGCAGCAAAAGAAGCTATTGGCTGAAACTCAGGAGCAAGCTGAAGAAATGAAGGCTCAGGAAGAAGAACTAAGACAGAATATGGAAGAACTTTCTGCCACACAAGAAGAGGTTGAGAGAATACTTAAAGAAGTGCAAGACAACAGGCAGTTTATGTCTGATGTAATAGACTCTACCACTGATCATGTTTTTACGGTAGATAAAAATTTACAGGTAGTCACTTTTAACAAAGCTTTTTATGAAGCTTGGAGAGAACTGGGTGTAAACATAGAAAAAGGAACTCCTATCAATGCTATCTTTGAAAAAGAAGAAGTAGAAGGACATATGTCTGTTATTAAAAAATCCTTGGCAGGTGAAATGATAGAGATCAAAGTGGAAAAAATCATGGGTAAGCAAACGGACTACTTCAATGTAATGTATAGCCCCATTAAGAATACAGATGGAGATATTGTAGCCACTTCAATATTCGCTAAAAATATTACAGATGCCGAAGTAGCCCGAATGAAACAAAACGAACTGCTGGCAGAAACACAAGAGCAAGCAGAAGAAGTTAGGGCGCAAGAAGAAGAGCTAAGACAGAATATGGAAGAGCTTGCCGCTACCCAAGAAGAGATGGAACGTATCATGAAAGAGGTACAGAAAAATGAAAAGTATCTTAAAGAAGTAATGAATGTGATTCCTGACCCTTTATTTACTATGGATAAAGCTGGAACCATTATCCTTTTCAATGAGCCTTTCCAGGAAATATTAGTACGAAATGGAAATAAAGCTGAAGCTGGAAAAAGCTTCATAGACATGCAGCAAACTGAAGGTCAAAAAAATCAAATTAAAGGAATCATCAGTAGAGTTTTTAAAGGTGAAAATATCGATTTTACTATTGATTACAATACTGAAAAAGGTGCTGTTCACATTTATAATTACTACTGTCCTATTAAAGATTTACAAGATAACATAATAGGAGTAGCTAATTACTCACGTGACATTACCGAACTAGTAATGGCAAGAAAAGGCAAGTAA
- a CDS encoding M61 family metallopeptidase produces the protein MKLIKSTLFFLVISLSTAAAQADLDYTFDMDANVMHVSLIYKPKSKGSTTFEYGNKYYGGMSDLLKGLIKLQASVKFEIDSANSTITFIHSTKEPVSIQYDIIDTHTPEQKVVGEMFRPIITDSYFFSLSHSLFLKPKVYKRAYDKMKMSVKYINEPAFPLFFSFAPELQPEQEVTISLTKGMDALVCGASNLHIEERMTGTTKNYIVLRTESEESYNFNRFMNYFEAFMPSISEFWGNTNEKVYSLIASPFLDIDNHQVSGTAFNNGFHIKYSGDTILANNEVLFTVSHEIMHRFTGSSYLSMSNENQWFNEGFTDYNTWLLLKKSGLITEMDLKNTLSDTYRELLSNPTNTIANSEILEHFWDNHDYERLPYQRGALFAAYINKQLSLLKDEDKTYQHFMRGLLERGLKKRQRVNYKGLLKSSISLPAKTTNRKCIRALHYDGQNNPTIADIIKKRGLKQASFKQIL, from the coding sequence ATGAAGCTCATCAAGAGTACCCTATTTTTTTTAGTTATTTCACTATCAACAGCAGCCGCTCAAGCTGACTTGGATTACACTTTTGACATGGATGCCAACGTCATGCATGTTTCTCTGATATACAAGCCTAAATCCAAAGGAAGTACCACTTTTGAATATGGCAATAAGTATTATGGAGGCATGAGTGATTTACTAAAAGGCCTTATAAAACTTCAGGCTAGCGTGAAATTTGAAATCGATTCTGCTAATAGCACCATCACCTTCATACACAGCACCAAAGAACCGGTTTCTATACAATATGATATCATTGACACCCATACTCCTGAGCAAAAAGTAGTAGGTGAAATGTTTAGGCCAATCATCACAGACTCGTATTTCTTCTCTTTGTCCCACTCTTTATTTCTAAAGCCAAAAGTTTATAAGAGAGCATACGATAAAATGAAAATGTCCGTAAAATACATCAATGAACCTGCTTTTCCTCTGTTTTTCAGCTTCGCTCCAGAGCTGCAACCTGAACAGGAAGTGACCATTAGCCTGACCAAAGGAATGGATGCTTTAGTTTGTGGTGCCTCTAATTTACATATAGAAGAACGGATGACGGGTACCACCAAAAATTATATAGTTCTACGAACGGAATCTGAAGAATCATACAATTTCAATCGGTTCATGAACTACTTTGAGGCTTTTATGCCTTCAATATCAGAATTTTGGGGCAACACAAATGAAAAAGTGTACTCACTAATTGCATCTCCTTTCTTGGACATTGACAATCATCAAGTATCAGGAACTGCTTTTAATAATGGTTTCCATATAAAATATTCCGGTGACACTATACTGGCCAATAACGAAGTCCTTTTTACTGTATCTCATGAGATTATGCACAGATTTACCGGCTCCAGTTATCTCTCCATGAGCAATGAAAACCAATGGTTTAATGAAGGCTTTACTGATTACAATACATGGCTTTTACTTAAAAAAAGCGGACTAATTACTGAAATGGACTTAAAAAACACCCTTTCAGACACCTATCGAGAATTACTAAGTAACCCAACAAACACTATAGCAAACAGTGAAATATTAGAACACTTCTGGGATAATCATGACTATGAAAGATTGCCATACCAGAGAGGCGCGTTGTTTGCAGCTTATATAAACAAGCAACTTTCCTTATTAAAAGATGAAGATAAGACCTACCAACATTTTATGAGAGGCCTACTAGAAAGAGGACTTAAAAAAAGACAGAGAGTTAACTACAAAGGACTTCTTAAAAGTAGCATCTCACTACCTGCCAAAACAACAAATAGAAAATGCATTAGAGCATTACATTATGATGGGCAGAATAATCCCACCATCGCAGATATTATAAAAAAAAGAGGCCTAAAACAGGCCTCTTTCAAGCAAATTCTATAA
- a CDS encoding isoaspartyl peptidase/L-asparaginase family protein produces the protein MKNNRRDFLKKSSLGIGLAGAGFMPLACNSEKKDSAEGAAAAATTENATSDSKVKKPVVISTWNHGMPANAAAWKLLKEGGNALDAVEAGVRVPESDPEVRTVGLGGYPDREGKVTLDACIMDQHSNCGSVAFLQDIVNPISVARKVMEETPHVMLVGEGALQFAVEQGFERTNLLTEASKKDYENWLKESKYQPAINIENHDTIGMLALDEQGNLSGACTTSGASYKMHGRVGDSPIIGAGLFVDNEVGGACATGLGEAVIRVSGSAMVVEMMRQGASPQEACKTIVERIYKKLKDVENLQVGFLALDKNGNYGGYAIHKGFNYAIYSNTVNNELIDATSMFS, from the coding sequence ATGAAAAATAATAGAAGAGACTTTCTTAAGAAGTCTTCACTGGGAATAGGATTAGCCGGAGCAGGCTTTATGCCACTAGCCTGTAATTCTGAGAAAAAAGATAGCGCAGAAGGTGCTGCAGCCGCAGCCACCACTGAAAATGCAACCAGTGATTCTAAAGTAAAAAAGCCTGTAGTAATATCTACCTGGAACCATGGTATGCCTGCAAATGCTGCTGCCTGGAAGCTGTTGAAAGAAGGAGGCAATGCTCTTGATGCCGTAGAAGCGGGGGTAAGAGTACCTGAGAGTGACCCTGAAGTACGTACGGTAGGCTTAGGAGGATATCCTGATAGAGAAGGAAAAGTGACCCTTGATGCTTGTATCATGGATCAGCATAGTAATTGCGGATCTGTCGCTTTCTTGCAGGATATTGTCAATCCCATATCTGTTGCCAGAAAAGTGATGGAGGAGACTCCGCACGTAATGCTGGTAGGCGAAGGGGCACTTCAGTTTGCAGTGGAGCAAGGTTTCGAAAGAACTAATCTGCTTACGGAAGCTTCAAAAAAGGACTATGAAAATTGGTTGAAAGAGTCTAAATATCAACCAGCAATCAATATTGAAAACCATGATACCATCGGTATGCTGGCCTTAGACGAGCAAGGTAATCTATCCGGAGCTTGTACTACCAGCGGCGCATCTTACAAAATGCATGGTAGGGTAGGAGACTCTCCTATAATAGGTGCAGGCCTTTTTGTAGATAATGAAGTAGGAGGTGCTTGTGCTACCGGACTCGGTGAGGCAGTAATTAGAGTTTCAGGAAGTGCTATGGTGGTAGAAATGATGAGGCAGGGCGCTAGTCCTCAGGAAGCTTGTAAAACCATTGTAGAGCGTATTTATAAGAAGTTGAAGGATGTTGAAAACTTACAAGTAGGATTTTTGGCCTTAGATAAAAATGGAAATTATGGAGGTTATGCCATTCATAAAGGCTTCAACTATGCCATATATTCTAATACAGTAAATAACGAATTGATCGACGCCACAAGTATGTTTAGTTGA
- a CDS encoding IS1595 family transposase: MDIFSFTTHFSDEQSCREHFKGERDKLGVICHRCGHDQHYWIKSRWSYECKACRSRTSLRSGTIMQDSNLSFLVWYKTMFLMSVTKKGFSSKEIQKQLGLKRYEPVWAMVHKLRKAMGNRDSRYTLEGMIEMDEGYFTVESTEIEKNKGKRGRGAAGKQNVAVMAESTPLEDLETGKKERQCRYFKAKVLKGHSSQEVDHVLQSSIDEQSIVFSDQSTSYVNIADYIELHITEKSNKQTTNETLKWVHITISNAKRTFLGNYHKIKGKYLQLYLDEFVYKLNRRYFGDKLFDRLVIANITAYD; encoded by the coding sequence ATGGATATATTCAGTTTCACTACCCACTTCAGTGATGAACAATCATGCAGAGAGCATTTTAAAGGAGAACGAGACAAGTTAGGAGTTATATGTCACCGTTGCGGTCATGATCAGCATTATTGGATAAAAAGCCGATGGAGCTATGAGTGTAAAGCTTGCCGAAGTAGAACTTCTTTACGTAGCGGCACGATCATGCAAGACTCTAACCTTTCTTTTCTGGTTTGGTACAAAACAATGTTTTTAATGAGTGTTACCAAAAAAGGTTTTTCCAGCAAGGAGATTCAGAAGCAATTGGGATTGAAACGATATGAGCCCGTATGGGCAATGGTTCATAAACTGAGAAAAGCCATGGGAAATCGAGATTCCAGATACACTTTAGAGGGAATGATTGAGATGGATGAGGGCTATTTTACAGTGGAATCAACTGAGATCGAGAAGAATAAAGGGAAAAGAGGTAGAGGAGCGGCAGGAAAACAAAATGTAGCAGTAATGGCTGAATCTACTCCTTTAGAAGACTTGGAAACAGGAAAAAAAGAACGCCAATGTCGTTATTTCAAAGCTAAAGTACTTAAAGGCCACAGTTCACAGGAAGTAGATCATGTATTACAATCATCCATTGATGAACAAAGTATTGTTTTTTCAGACCAAAGCACTTCCTATGTTAACATTGCTGATTATATAGAGCTTCACATTACTGAGAAATCTAATAAGCAAACCACTAACGAGACACTTAAATGGGTGCATATCACCATTAGCAATGCCAAAAGAACATTTCTAGGGAACTACCATAAGATTAAAGGAAAGTACCTTCAATTGTATCTCGATGAGTTTGTTTACAAACTCAATAGACGATACTTTGGTGATAAGCTCTTTGATAGGCTCGTTATAGCTAACATTACAGCATATGACTAA